From the Actinomycetes bacterium genome, the window GGTGGTCAGCGAGGCGACCGTCGAGCGGCTGTGGCATGCGGTGCCGTCGTTCCCGACCGTCAGCGAGGTCTGGCTCCACCTGCTGGAGGCCTACGGCCTCTAGCACGAAGAAAGGAACCTACGATGAGCAGCTTGCCGATTGGCGACTACGCCCTGCTGTCGGACTGCCGCTCGGCCGCGCTGGTCAGCCGGGCCGGCTCGGTGGACTGGCTGTGCTTCCCGCGCTTCGACGGGCCGGCCGTGTTCGGCCGCCTCCTGGACCAGGATGCCGGCCACTTCGCGATCCGGCCGGCCGGCGAGTTCCAGGCCGGCCGCGCCTACCTCGACCAGACCATGGCGCTGGAGACGACCTTCCAGACGGCGACCGGGGTGGCGGTGCTGCTCGACGCGATGGCGCTGGGCCGCAACGACCGCGGCCACGACCTCGGCGCCGGCTCCCCGGGGGTGCTGCTGCGCCGGGTCGCCTGCACCAGCGGGGCGGTCGAGCTCGAGGTCGGCTACGCCCCGCGGCCCGAGTACGGGCTGATCCACCCGCTGCTGGAGGCGGTCCCGGGCGGGCTGGCCGCCCGGGGTGGCGCCGACCGGCTGCTGCTGTCGGCGCCGGTCGCCTTCTCGGTCGACGGCGCCACCGCCACCGCCCGGTTCACGCTGCGGGCCGGCGAGACCGCCGGCTTCGCGCTGCATCACGGGCGGATGTGGGAGCCGGCACTGGCCGCCTGGGACCAGCAGGAGATCGCCGCCCGCCTGGACGACACCCTGGAGGGCTGGCGCTCCTGGTCGGCCATCCACCAGACCTACCAGGGACCCTGGCGGGAGCTGGTGCACCACTCCGGCCGGGTGCTGCAGGCCCTGACCTTCCAGCCAACCGGGGCCATCGTGGCGGCACCCACGACCTCGCTGCCCGAGACCGTCGGCGGGGAGCGCAACTGGGACTACCGCTACACCTGGGTCCGCGACGCCAGCCTCACCATGGAGGCGCTGTGGGTGGCCGCCTGCCCCGACGAGGCCAACAAGTTCTTCGGCTTCCTGGCCGACGCCGCAGCCTCCCAGCTGCAGCGCGGCGTCGACCTGCAGATCATGTACGGCATCGGCGGGGAGCGCGACCTCACCGAGCGGGAGCTGCCGCACCTGCGCGGCTGGCGCGCCAGCCGCCCGGTGCGGGTCGGCAACGGCGCCTGGGACCAGCGCCAGCTCGACGTCTACGGCGAGTTGCTGGGCGCCGCCCAGCGGCTGGTGGAGCAGCTCGGCGGGCTGGACCCGGTGACCCGCCGGTTCCTGACGGCCGACACCGCCGCGGTCCGCTGGACCGAGAAGGACCAGGGCATCTGGGAGATCCGCGGCGAGCCGCGCGACTTCCTGTACTCCAAGCTGATGTGCTGGGTGGCGCGGGACCGGGCGGTCGCCCTGGCCGGCCCGCTCGGCGCCACCGACCGGGTGGGGGGCTGGACCGCCGCCCGCGAGGAGATCCGGGCCGCGATCCTGGAGCACGGCTGGAGCAATGCCGCCGGCGCCTACACCCAGGCGTTCGACGGCGACGACCTGGACGCCAGCAACCTGATGCTGGCGATCACCGGGTTCCTGTCCGGCGACGACCCGCGG encodes:
- a CDS encoding glycoside hydrolase family 15 protein; the protein is MSSLPIGDYALLSDCRSAALVSRAGSVDWLCFPRFDGPAVFGRLLDQDAGHFAIRPAGEFQAGRAYLDQTMALETTFQTATGVAVLLDAMALGRNDRGHDLGAGSPGVLLRRVACTSGAVELEVGYAPRPEYGLIHPLLEAVPGGLAARGGADRLLLSAPVAFSVDGATATARFTLRAGETAGFALHHGRMWEPALAAWDQQEIAARLDDTLEGWRSWSAIHQTYQGPWRELVHHSGRVLQALTFQPTGAIVAAPTTSLPETVGGERNWDYRYTWVRDASLTMEALWVAACPDEANKFFGFLADAAASQLQRGVDLQIMYGIGGERDLTERELPHLRGWRASRPVRVGNGAWDQRQLDVYGELLGAAQRLVEQLGGLDPVTRRFLTADTAAVRWTEKDQGIWEIRGEPRDFLYSKLMCWVARDRAVALAGPLGATDRVGGWTAAREEIRAAILEHGWSNAAGAYTQAFDGDDLDASNLMLAITGFLSGDDPR